Genomic DNA from Oreochromis aureus strain Israel breed Guangdong linkage group 2, ZZ_aureus, whole genome shotgun sequence:
GAAGATTCACAAATGTCTGCTGGCTAAAACAAAGCTTTACATCAACAATGTGACCATTTTTGAGCCAGAAAAATCGTAATTAAATGTTTGCATCATGAAGACATTGTGCCTATTGAGAAATAACCAAAGTACGCATCTGCTTGattattcattttttgttttgtttaaatttcaATGTCTCACACCTCTTATTTTTCTCAATCTTTAAGGACATCAGACCAATGCGAGACCAAATAGTGCGAGTGAAGCGCTTTGAGAAGGTGCCGCTGATTCTGGTTGGTAACAAAGTCGACCTGGAGTCTGAGCGTGAGGTGGCCGGATCAGATGGACGGGCTTTGGCTCAAGAGTGGGGCTGCCCCTTTATCGAAACTTCTGCCAAGAGCAAGACGATGGTGGATGAGCTGTTTGCAGAGATCGTCCGGCAGATGAATTACTCCTCGCTGCCGGAGAAGCAGGAACAGTGCTGCACAGCCTGCGTGGTACAGTGAGGAAAAGGTAGGGACATCCTCTAGCAGGGCTGTACCCATGCTCTGGACACACAGCACAGTTGGCCCCTCACTATTTTTACAAAATGTGATAAAATGTCCCTGTAGAGATGGTTCACAAGACTGTGTGGTGTTTTGAGTGCagtgtgagggagagagagattcGACTGGAAGTGAGAAAGAAGAGTGGGTGGTGCTGCTCTGGGCAAACTGTTTGGTTTATCTTGTTATCATAAGATCGCAGAAAGTATGCGGCATGCAAGAATGCAACTGTCTGCCTGCTCAGGGCTGGGAGGAAGAGCAGGGGGTAATGAAGCAGATGGTCCTATGAGGCGAGCCgcagaaagaggaaaatgtGACATCCTGAAAAAGAATTTATGTTCCAAAACAGGAAGTTCAGTTTAGATTCTGTGAGAGATGCAACCGCAGTTTAAAACCCACCAGCCTTTTAAATCTTATGCAGCTGTAGGATTCTCGCAGGTCATTTAGTCTCaaattaaaacaagaaaatcaaGATGGCTGCTTTAAAAATTCTGAGTGCTAAACCGTTAATCATTACTCTGTTAATTCATTGTCATCTTATGGTAATATATGAGGTTGATTCTCCATCAGTAGCTTTAATTTGGActtttaagttgtttttaacTAATGATGACATCTGTTAAGTTCAGGATCAAAAATGTCTCAGATAATCAATAATAAGTCATCCTTAAACCCTTTGGATTTTATTTGAGTCCATGAACACAGCAGATTACTTTTTTTGAAGTACTTTTTCACACTAGAAGTAAACACAGTACAAAACATACAGCTGAGTTTAATAGATGCTTCTGTAGACAGCAGGCACAGATGTGCGTTCCAGATTTTTGAGTTAAGACTGGAATGATATCTGATCCAGTTATTAGATCAGTGAATCCCCAGCtcggtgtttttttaaaaaaaaagaaagaaagaaagaaaagtcccAGTGAGCCAACAGATctgacattttaatttattatgaaTTTATATACTGCTAGCTAAATGCACAACAGTATCATAAATGCGTTTTAGGGCAAAAATAAATGTAGTAGAATAAATGATGCCCCTCTCTTGAGACTCCTGCAGATATTGTTACTACTGTAGAAAGAGAGTGCCTACTGTTGTCATTCTGCAGCAAAGTTTAGAAATCTGCcagatcaaacaaattttaatattagatttTAACTGTAATGTTAGATAACCCAAAAACAAAATGGAGTTTTTTATTATGGGAAAAGATCTATCCAAAATCATGAATGAACTGTGATTAATTCACAGGGGGTACGTTCAGTTTCACTAGTACACACCCTACCAGACATGTTGAATCAGGAAATCACTTAACTAGAACCTGTCTAACAAAGTGAAGTAGGCTAAATTaactcaaaaagcaacacatcatgctgtgagtTAAAGAAACTCAAACAGATTAGAAACATTGACATCTGTTTGTATGGAAAGAGTTAAAAAGctatttctaaggctttggaaCTCCAGTGAATCATGTTAAGAGTCATAATCTGTAAATATAGAGAACTGCAGTGCAGATTCCCAGCAGTGGCTgacctaccaaaattactcccaAGAGCGCATCAACAACTCATCCAAGAGATCACAAAAGAACTCAGAACATCTAAACAACTTTAGGCCTCGCTTCCTACAATAAttgtcagagttcatgattcagagataagaaagagactgggcaaaaatggcaccCATGGGAGAATTCCCTGGCAAAAGCCACCGCTGaacaaaacaagcccaaagACTTGTCTTGTGTTTGGCAAAAAACAAATGTGAGCCTAAAATGTTTCTGTTACATTAGGTGTAGAACTaatacagcatttcataaaaagaacattaTAACAACAgccaaacatggtggtggtaatgTGATgctctggggctgctttgctgcttcaggacttGGATGACTTGATGTAATCGATGGAACTATGAATTCTGGtctctacaaaaacaaaacaaagcaacaacaacaaaaaaaaccctgaagaaTATGCTGCCATCAGTTCATGCTTTGAAGCTCAAAAGCATTTGGGTTTTAAatagggatgggaattgatGAAAACGGTAATTATGAAACGGtatgtttcaggtcattttactgAGAAACACGAAAGTaatgtaacaaattactttctcatTACCTTTTTAGGAAAAGTGTTCGGCATAATATATGTATTacattatttgttttaaatgtcccCCAACAcaacaaagacaggaaaagcctccaacatgcacaaacatttaacCACACAGCACTTTCAGTAAGGACTGAATCGATAAGGAATCAATCAGTAAATGATATGGATAATGGAATCTGAATcactaaattcttatcaattcccatccctGGTTATGCAGTAGCACAATGAGataagtccacctctgaatggacttaaatcagattgagatgctttggTATGACCTTATTATTCATACTTGAAAACCCTCAAAAGGTATCAGTGAATTAAAACAGttctgtaaagaagagtggtcCAGAATTCCTCCaaagtgatgtgaaagactcactgCCAGTTATCGCAAACACtttattgcagttcttgctgtgACTAGCTCTTATGGTTAGAggacaattactttttcacatgggGTCAGGTAGTTTGGGTTAGTTTTCCATAATAtatgaaatcattaaaaactgctttttgaattttatttgggttatctttgtccaatattaacatttgttttatgatctgaaacatgtaaatgtggaaaaaagaaacaaaagagaaagCAGCACTGTAACTTTCTCTCAGCACTGTAACTTCACTGTAACCTTTAAGCATCAGTTGCAAGCTTTAAGAATTTCCTTTCCTTAAACGGCGAAACTCagtgatttaaaagaaacatCGGCATTACCGTGTACACAGTAAACATTccacacaaaaatattttaacacaaAATACTGCCATGTGAGTATCAGTAAAGTGCAGTTTTTATCCACAACTTGATTTTATCACACAAACTGTGGCGTTCCTTAAACATCGTTCTGTTTGGGTATTGACCTGCAGGAGGATGTAACCCTGCATGCGTTacaaataaagaagaaatataCCTAAGAACAGTAAATACTGTTGAGCTCCAGGATTCAAATTAGTTTAAGAAAGTAGGTTAATAAGCTACATGAGCAAATttaataatgtttaaaaataaaaaaaaatccagtatgTGGGCAGCCATTTTGGGTCCAGCAGGCTGCAGTACACTGAAATTTACTGGACAGTCAtccaaacagtttttttttttgttttgttttgttttgttttgtttttttattgtgcaCATGTGAGTATTTAAGTTTGGGGGGgggaaaacattttctttatgcACCTCGGACATGGAATACTTTATGCCATATCCTTAGTGGGTTTAAAAAGCATCATAAGGATTGTTAGTAAGGAGACGTGTGCCGTCGATGACTTTTAGTTGTACATTTTGTCTGAGCAGTAGTCCAGAAACCAGGGAAGCTTTAGTTTACCGTTACATGTGGCAgagaaaagcataaaaaaactgttaaataaTCCAAAAATGAGTCTGACTTGTATATGAAAATAATAACTTTGACATGCTTTGATCTTAAAAATCATTGAGTTTAACTTCACAAACCCTGAGCTAATGGCctcctgtgtttctgtctcACAGACTCATCATTTGTCTGGATCCACCTCAAGCTTTTCGATGATCCGTTAACCCGGGGACAACCTGACTTCAACCCTGCTGATTAAAAACTTACCGCAGCTGGCAAAGTTTCTGCTTGAGGTGGTTTCTGACTTCCTGTCTCAGAGCATCTGACAGGAAAGACGTCGGTCCTATTTTTGATATCATAACTGTTAGAAGATGTTTCTGCTGCAACCTCAACGGCCTTCGCGATGACCCGGGATCAAGTTGGACTGACTGACTTTTACAAACGGCCACCTGTGAATTCgtctttttggggttttttgttttgttttgttttttttctgaaatatccCTGAAAGCAGAAGTGTTTGTGAGGTTGCAGCATCTTTTTAAAGCTGCTTAAATCATTACTATATACTTTAATATTCCTTGTATTATGTCTCAAGTTTTGAATTTGACaaattatttcatattattggAGCATTTTCACTTTTAAGCATGCTTACTTCAGCCAGTTTCCCACCCTGGTGTACTGTGCTgatcttattttgaaaatcttaTTCCGTATAACTTAAACAAATTAAAGTAAtgtgaggtttttttgttttgttttgtttttttagctcaGCAGGGTGAATAACTGTGGATTAAACCAGTGAtgcttatttttaatatttcagtaGTGTGAGGCAGTGAAACTCATCTGAAAGCACGCACGCTCaaaagtgaaaatgttttttaccGCTAATTCAACTTGAAGTGATGTGGATGAGCCATTTTGCTGTTTTCAGTCTCTACAAGGTGTGACTTGCGTGGACGCCGGTCTTCCATTTTCAGCTTTCTTGAGGGCagttttttaattgattttgttttatttttttgagggAGGGGGGAACGACCGCAGAAGCTCAGCGtgcatatttgtgtttgactcCATGACGTGTGTCGCTTTAATTATTCAGAGACGCTGATTcctcatcatttaaaaaaaaaaaaataactccctcTGAAATGTGGATTAATAAGAAGTTCTGACACAGTTAATCAGATTTTACTTtgtattcttctttttcttatagtAACCTATTTATTAAGAGCTAATGACACGGGCTAGCCAGTTTTAAACTTTGATTTTATACTAGTTATTTgctttctgtgcatttttggGATACATGCTATGTTGTATCTTTGTTTTGAAGATAAGAATTTAACAGAGCCTTAAGATATCTGTTGCACCCCGTTTGGCCtcatatttcttttgtttatttgtttgtttgtttcccccCCCCTGGAAGATAACAGCTGTCATTGTTTGGTAATAAACATGCTGGAATCTGCTTTTGTGATGGGACACAAATTTTGTCTTTTACTTGACTAAATAACTCTGACTTGATCATTTATACACTAGGGTAAACAAGTAattgttgaattattaaattCACCAGCAGTCCATAACGTAATTGGTGGGTTTATTTTAGTAATTTAATTGTTAAATTCTCAATGAAACTATTAAGAGGAGAtttacaaaaaatgtacattttagtTAGTGATgtaagtatttgatcccctTGTAAGACGTGATTTGGTGCTTTGTTGTCAGATGTGTCATGCATACTTGGTATAAAATATGGGCATAGCCTGTGTGAACCACTGCATAATTTTGAGCCAGAGGTTACCATTACTGGTTATTTATCAACGCCAGCAAGCTATATTCATAAACTGTGTTAGACACACGCACTTCAGCTAATTTCACTCATCAAAACTGGAGAATAATTTCTTGCGTGGCCTGTACCTCACAGGAAGCTGTAATGTTAGTCAGATAATCCAGAAATGATCCAAAAGGCACCAGCAGCACACAAACAGTAAAGAGGTCCAGTTTAATGGCTGAAAATGGTAGATGAGGCCTAACAGACCACAATCTGATCCAGCTGCCTGTGTCAGGACATGCAGCTGTGATGAATGGGAGAATTATCCACAGAGGTCAGGCTGTAAAATTaggcattttaacatgggagtctctTTTGGAGTCGCCCTCAAGTGGCCAGTAGAGGAGCTGCAGTTTCTCTTCCTCATTCCAGCTGtaaagcatggtggtggaggggtgatgatctggatttgttttgcagccacaggccCTGGGCATCTTTTAGTCAATGAGTCAGTTCAATGAACTCTATATGAAAGTAtcctagagtcaaatgtgaggacaTCTGACAGATAAAGCTTGCCCGAAGTTGGGTCATGCAATAGGTCAGTGATCCCAATCACACTAGCAAATCTACATTAGAATGGCTGAAATGGAAAGCAAGCACTGCACAGAGAcacctttattttttcacatgactgcttATATATACAGAAAGATGGAGTTTAATTTTCTCAACTTATAAAAGTAACAAGAAATATTAAGGATGCTTTATGTTTCCCTAAAAGAGAATTAAGAGCTTAAGATCTCCACAGTTCTGCTGTGAGGAAAGTTCACACCATGTGAAAGGTGCACGGTACCTGAAACCAGCTCTACCGAGGTTTCCCAGCAATATCTGGGGTTAGCAGTcaatgtgaaaaaaattaggTCTTGGGTCCTCTTTGCTGCACCTTGACACATAAATGAGTGCATGCAGGTTTTAACGCCATACCTGACACGTGAACTAATAAGGCCCACCCAACAACTTTTGTGATGTTTCTCGTAAAAGAGCAAGAAGAATTCCAACTTTTAATCGtctaaaaataaacactgcCAGTAATAGGCCACACTTTCCATTTccttgttaatgtgtttgttttttcgtgCACCAGCCTGGCagtttgtagtgtgtgtgtgtttgtgtgcgcgcgtgcgtgcgtgcgtgcatgtgcgCACCCTTtgcagaggtttttttttttcttgcagatTTCACACATGATGGTGCTGCAActtcccacacagcagaaaactGGCTCATCTTCATTGCTACTGCTATTTGGCTGTCAGGTGGAGCTGTTGGGTGCACACTGAATCTGCATCCTGCACTGAGCTGgcagatgctgctgctgctgtgtggggTCGCTGATGTCTCACAATCAGCAGGCTCATCTCAGCTCTTCAAGGAAACTAAAGTCCCGTTTTCCTGCTGAGTTTATCTCAATCTGCACTGTGAGTACAGCAAAACCATCACATCAGCCTACAGGGAACAGGAATGTGTCATCTTATATGAAAACATGATTACCACAAACAAAGTGAGTCTTTTAAATTTACCGAATGAGAAACAAGTTCAACTGCGACCACCTAAATCAGAATTTTTGTCTTTCCACCCACATCCAACAGATTTGCAGATGCAAGTGCATCatggaaaaaaaagtctgaagTTTAGGTGCTACGACCTGAAAAGTGTTGTTGCTTCTGGATTTAAAAGAAGCATGAATTGGTTAAAAAGGTCCTGAGCAGATGTTTAGAGTGGTTCAAGTGCTGGCATAACGTCTCAATAGATCATGTAGGGCTTTGTGTGTAATTAACAAacctttaaaatgaatgaaggGCTGTGTTGTGAACCAGCTGGAGATAGGTTAGGTGTACTAAATGTTCAAGATTATGGGGTAATAGTAAGGGTTTGATAGGTGAAAGGAACAAGACTGGATGAGAAACCCCCCCAGCACATTTCTTAGACGATTTGATATTGCCTGTGAGAAGGTGGAAGTGAAACACTGACTGAGGCAGGAGAGGATTTTGTGGTTTAGCTTCACAGAAAACTTTAGCAAAAACCATAAACTTTTAGGTCACTAAATACAGCACGATTTATGCAGTACACATGAGACCTCAAAGTGTGGACTCCTGGATGTCTCTTGACCTTCAGCTCCTTGATGCGTCACTGTATGCTGGTGCCCCGATGCCTCTGCAGATCTTTGTCACCACATTTGCTGCTCTACACCTGCATGCCCCAGGTACAGGAAGTCTTTACACCACAGGCCGCCCACACTTTGATGCTGTACATTGCAGGAGTGCCTACTTGGCATAGATTGTCGCTGGCACTGGTTTTTAATGTCAGTGATGTTTCGGTTTATGTCAGCCTCCTGATAACTCGGTGAATGTTTGTGAGCAAATTATTCATAGCATGAATGCCCTTCCTATGTCATTATActtctttttctgattttctgaGGCTTCGTGACCCCCCATGCCCACCGTTTTTGTCAATTAAAATGTCCATGTAACTACAATCCACCAACCAAGGCAGAGATCACCAAAGCCATCAAGTCCTTGAAAAATGGAAAGGCACCAGGGCCTGACGGCATCCTTCCAGAAGCTCTCAAGGCAGACATGGCAGCAGCAGTGGAGATGCTACATCCTCTCTTAGTGAAGATATGGGAACAGGAGCAAGTGCCTGCCGACTGGATGCTTGGGTACCTGGTGAAGCTCCCAAAGAAAGGCGATCTATCCCAGTGTGGCAACTGGCGAGGAATTATGCTGCTATCCATCCCCAGCAAGGTGTTGACCAGAATCATCTTGGAGAGACTGAAGGAGGCACTGGACAAGAGACT
This window encodes:
- the rap2c gene encoding ras-related protein Rap-2c codes for the protein MKEYKVVVLGSGGVGKSALTVQFVTGTFIEKYDPTIEDFYRKEIEVDSSPSVLEILDTAGTEQFASMRDLYIKNGQGFILVYSLVNQQSFQDIRPMRDQIVRVKRFEKVPLILVGNKVDLESEREVAGSDGRALAQEWGCPFIETSAKSKTMVDELFAEIVRQMNYSSLPEKQEQCCTACVVQ